In Bradyrhizobium guangxiense, the following are encoded in one genomic region:
- a CDS encoding universal stress protein encodes MAIKDILLTLTSYPEPTPAGVIDRAVSLASLLGAHIAAVSCEVHVQVPGSFLSGPGNLGAIVANEAHKSRKNAQDLLATFESTAQKAGVVHEIVLDRCLSSEVPDVLVEYARLRDLAIVPVPESYDQWYAEAIIFGSGRPTLVLPEASASREFELNRVLVAWDFSRAAARAVSDAIPILEKAREVCILTVTNEKTISSRRSSSELAKNLSRHGIDVVVEEVDAAGQPIGEVLAGQVASRRADLLVMGAYGHSRLREFVLGGATRSILTRPPIPVLLSH; translated from the coding sequence ATGGCCATCAAAGACATCTTGCTCACCCTCACCAGCTATCCCGAGCCGACCCCGGCCGGCGTGATCGACCGCGCCGTATCGCTGGCGTCTCTCCTCGGCGCTCATATTGCCGCGGTCTCTTGTGAGGTCCATGTGCAGGTGCCTGGCAGCTTCCTCTCGGGTCCCGGAAATCTCGGGGCGATCGTGGCCAACGAGGCCCATAAGAGCCGAAAGAATGCTCAGGATCTGCTGGCAACCTTTGAATCGACCGCGCAAAAAGCCGGTGTTGTGCACGAGATCGTTCTCGATCGTTGTTTGTCGTCCGAGGTGCCGGACGTTCTAGTGGAATATGCGCGGCTGCGCGACCTCGCCATTGTGCCCGTGCCGGAATCCTACGACCAATGGTATGCTGAAGCGATTATCTTCGGTTCAGGCCGGCCGACCCTGGTGCTTCCGGAAGCATCGGCCTCCAGGGAGTTCGAACTGAACAGGGTTCTTGTTGCATGGGATTTCAGCCGCGCAGCTGCGCGGGCAGTATCGGACGCCATACCGATCCTGGAGAAAGCGCGCGAAGTCTGCATCCTCACGGTGACCAATGAGAAGACGATTTCGAGCCGACGCTCGTCGTCCGAGCTCGCCAAGAACCTGTCGAGGCATGGCATCGACGTGGTCGTGGAGGAGGTCGATGCCGCCGGACAACCCATCGGCGAGGTTCTCGCCGGGCAGGTTGCCTCCCGCAGGGCGGATCTCCTTGTCATGGGGGCGTATGGTCACTCCCGTTTGCGGGAGTTCGTATTGGGCGGCGCGACCCGGAGCATCCTGACAAGGCCGCCGATTCCGGTGCTGTTGTCCCACTGA
- a CDS encoding ABC transporter ATP-binding protein translates to MEAEPYELDNKRSPVFHARGLSKTYRMGEVDVHALRDVDLDIFEGEFVVLLGPSGSGKSTLLNILGGLDSPTSGEAHWRDHNLVGATDAELTRYRREHVGFVFQFYNLIPSLTVLENVALVTEIADKPLDPREVLALVGLEKRTDHFPSQLSGGEQQRVAVARAIVKSPDVLLCDEPTGALDYETGKVVLATIARANERLGTTTIIITHNAAIAGMADRVLRLGGGRIVGEERNARRLSADEVHW, encoded by the coding sequence ATGGAGGCCGAACCTTACGAACTGGATAACAAGAGATCCCCGGTGTTTCATGCCAGGGGCCTTTCGAAGACCTATCGAATGGGAGAGGTCGACGTGCATGCGCTGCGCGACGTCGACCTCGACATCTTCGAAGGCGAGTTCGTCGTGCTCCTGGGGCCGTCCGGATCGGGCAAGTCGACCCTGCTGAATATCCTGGGCGGCCTGGACAGCCCGACTTCGGGCGAGGCTCACTGGCGGGACCATAATCTGGTCGGCGCCACTGATGCGGAGTTGACCCGGTACCGGCGTGAACACGTGGGCTTCGTCTTCCAATTCTACAATCTCATTCCAAGTTTGACGGTGCTCGAGAACGTCGCGCTGGTGACCGAAATTGCGGACAAGCCGCTCGATCCGCGGGAGGTGCTCGCGCTCGTCGGGCTCGAAAAGCGGACCGATCACTTCCCCTCCCAATTGTCCGGCGGCGAACAGCAGCGCGTTGCGGTTGCCCGTGCCATCGTCAAGTCGCCGGATGTGCTTTTGTGCGACGAGCCAACGGGCGCGCTGGACTACGAGACCGGCAAGGTGGTGCTGGCGACGATTGCGCGCGCCAATGAGCGCCTCGGCACCACAACGATCATCATCACCCACAATGCTGCAATTGCGGGTATGGCGGACCGCGTGCTGCGGCTCGGTGGCGGGCGGATCGTCGGCGAGGAGCGCAATGCGCGCCGACTCTCGGCGGACGAGGTACACTGGTGA
- a CDS encoding efflux RND transporter periplasmic adaptor subunit, giving the protein MHVTGRHIAIAVGLLAAVGITAWLLIPAPVPVETAAVTKGKFVATVDEDGKTRVRERYAVAAPLAGRLGRIRFKVGDQVQVDDAVATITPSPAPLMDPRTRREVEERLGTAEANLERARAVVERAKAQSDQANTDLARARTLAQQGAATTQALERAELAVRLADRDLRAAEFQNHAAEHEVSQMRALLARYGNDGNRQPDSWSVVSPVAGVVLKVAQESETIVQPGTLLLDVGDASDLEVVADVLSTDAVEIRAGADVSIDHWGGEGKLKGRVRRVEPAAFTKISTLGVEEQRVNVLVDILSPAEQWARLGDAYQVDVQITVLAQDEATIVPSGALFRRGESWSVYVAKDGRAELRQVELVRRSGRFAAVGSGLAPGEEVIVYPSDRIAADVRIAPR; this is encoded by the coding sequence ATGCACGTCACCGGCCGTCATATCGCAATTGCTGTCGGGCTTTTGGCAGCCGTCGGAATTACGGCCTGGCTCCTGATTCCGGCCCCAGTGCCGGTCGAAACGGCCGCTGTGACAAAGGGAAAGTTCGTCGCCACCGTCGATGAAGATGGCAAGACGCGCGTTCGCGAGCGTTATGCCGTCGCAGCTCCGCTTGCGGGCCGACTGGGCCGGATCAGGTTCAAGGTTGGCGATCAAGTTCAGGTCGACGACGCCGTCGCCACGATCACCCCATCCCCCGCTCCCCTGATGGATCCGCGGACGCGCCGAGAAGTCGAGGAACGACTGGGAACGGCCGAAGCCAATCTGGAGCGCGCCAGGGCCGTCGTCGAGCGAGCGAAGGCCCAGAGCGATCAAGCAAATACTGATTTGGCCCGGGCGCGGACTCTTGCCCAGCAAGGAGCGGCGACGACGCAGGCGCTCGAGCGTGCAGAGCTTGCGGTTCGTCTCGCCGACCGTGATCTACGCGCGGCGGAATTCCAGAATCATGCCGCTGAACATGAGGTCAGCCAAATGCGCGCATTGCTGGCCCGGTACGGCAACGATGGCAACAGGCAGCCCGACAGCTGGAGCGTTGTGTCGCCTGTCGCCGGCGTGGTGCTAAAGGTTGCGCAGGAAAGTGAAACGATTGTGCAGCCGGGTACGCTCTTGCTTGACGTCGGCGACGCCAGCGATCTCGAAGTCGTGGCCGACGTTCTCAGCACTGATGCGGTCGAGATCCGCGCCGGAGCCGATGTCAGCATCGATCATTGGGGCGGGGAGGGAAAGCTGAAGGGCAGGGTGCGCCGCGTCGAGCCGGCGGCTTTCACGAAGATCTCGACGCTCGGTGTCGAGGAGCAAAGGGTCAACGTTCTAGTCGACATCCTCTCGCCCGCGGAGCAATGGGCTCGACTCGGAGATGCCTATCAGGTGGACGTTCAGATCACCGTTCTGGCGCAGGACGAAGCCACGATCGTGCCATCCGGGGCGCTGTTTCGTCGAGGGGAAAGCTGGAGCGTCTATGTTGCGAAGGATGGGCGCGCCGAACTTCGGCAAGTCGAACTCGTGCGCCGGTCTGGCCGTTTTGCGGCCGTTGGGTCCGGCCTCGCCCCAGGAGAAGAGGTAATTGTGTATCCTAGTGACCGAATTGCAGCGGACGTGCGTATTGCCCCGCGTTGA
- a CDS encoding MgtC/SapB family protein: MMDLLNPSLSPEVLAIVVALGIGLLIGLERERRKGDGPGRSPAGLRTFAAASLAGAVSYMVGGKGLLALVTAGIVVLTAIAYLRSSNDDPGLTSETALILTVLLGGLATQRPVLAAGVAVIVAILLAARAALHGFVRTALSDSEVKDGLIFAAATLVVLPLLPDQPVGPFAALNPRAIWIIVILVMAIGATGHIAIRLLGARGGLAISGFASGFVSSTATIGAMGAQARKAPELLGAATAGATLSTVATIVQLAAVLAATSLTTLQNLMVPLLCAGTAAIVYGAIFTARGMQETGGAELQLGRAFSLSSALLLALTLSAVLVLSAGLREAFGEIGLIVSAAVAGLADTHSPAVATATLAASGTINSADTVAPILAALSTNTVSKIVVGWVSGGRSFALRLMPGLILVIAAAWAGAAGPDVVHQIFRL, translated from the coding sequence ATGATGGATTTGTTGAACCCGAGCCTAAGTCCCGAGGTTCTCGCGATTGTCGTTGCCCTCGGCATCGGACTCCTGATCGGCCTGGAGCGGGAACGCCGAAAGGGCGACGGACCGGGGCGCTCGCCTGCCGGGCTGCGTACCTTCGCCGCGGCATCGCTCGCCGGTGCCGTCAGTTACATGGTCGGCGGCAAGGGCCTGCTGGCGCTCGTCACCGCCGGAATCGTCGTTCTGACTGCGATCGCCTATCTGCGATCCAGTAACGACGACCCCGGTCTGACTTCGGAGACCGCACTCATCCTGACGGTTCTGCTTGGTGGACTGGCCACGCAGCGTCCTGTCTTGGCCGCAGGTGTTGCCGTCATCGTGGCGATTCTGCTCGCGGCCCGTGCGGCGTTGCACGGCTTCGTCCGTACGGCTCTCAGCGACAGCGAGGTCAAGGACGGCCTGATCTTTGCCGCCGCCACCCTCGTTGTTCTGCCCCTGCTTCCGGATCAGCCGGTCGGCCCCTTTGCCGCGCTCAATCCACGTGCGATCTGGATCATCGTCATTCTGGTGATGGCCATCGGCGCGACCGGGCATATTGCCATACGCCTGCTCGGCGCAAGAGGCGGCCTCGCTATCTCCGGCTTCGCCTCGGGCTTCGTCTCGAGTACGGCAACGATCGGAGCGATGGGGGCGCAGGCTCGCAAGGCACCCGAGTTGCTCGGCGCCGCTACCGCCGGGGCAACGCTTTCGACCGTCGCAACGATCGTTCAACTCGCCGCGGTGCTCGCAGCGACAAGTCTCACTACGTTGCAAAACCTGATGGTTCCGCTCCTCTGTGCCGGTACCGCGGCGATTGTTTATGGCGCGATCTTCACGGCCAGGGGCATGCAAGAGACGGGCGGTGCCGAGCTCCAGCTCGGACGAGCTTTCAGCTTGTCCTCAGCCTTGCTGCTGGCGCTGACCCTCTCGGCAGTCCTCGTGCTCTCCGCCGGCCTGCGGGAAGCGTTTGGAGAAATCGGCCTGATCGTCAGCGCGGCCGTAGCTGGTCTGGCAGACACGCATTCGCCAGCCGTCGCCACAGCCACCCTCGCCGCCTCGGGAACGATCAACTCCGCCGACACCGTCGCTCCTATTCTGGCGGCGCTGTCGACGAACACGGTCAGCAAGATAGTCGTTGGCTGGGTCAGCGGCGGGCGCTCCTTCGCGCTGCGGCTGATGCCCGGCCTCATCCTTGTGATCGCGGCTGCGTGGGCCGGTGCAGCCGGCCCTGATGTCGTTCACCAGATATTCCGGCTGTAG
- a CDS encoding heavy metal translocating P-type ATPase has protein sequence MALERVLRWTLVTIAVAGLTAGVGATVAGRPDLADLAWELGTAPVVGGLAVSIVRDLRSGRFGVDAIALLSMSAALALGQPLAGAVVALMYSGGSVLEDIAIARAERDLRSLVDRAPRLAHRKSNERIEEVSIEKVAIGEELLVRAGEIVPVDGVLGSISATIDESAVTGEPIPVEKARGSAVLSGSLNAGETFELTVTAPAGESTYAGIVRMVTAAQTAKAPFVRMADRFALILLPVTFVLAFLAWWISGDLTRSLAVLVAATPCPLILAAPVAFIAGVAQAAGRGILAKGGGALEALARAHTVLFDKTGTLTVGGARLLSVEVAPGQDADEILTLAASLEQASHHVLAKAVVAAAVDRGLKLKPPEHVKEVMGSGLSGMIDSRHVTAGSRAMLLSHGQLSPWELRAIRRASWRSALIVFIAVDGRPIGALLLADELRADTPRAIRLLRDAGIARMVMVTGDRAAAAQAVGAALDLDAVLADRVPSDKVEAVRSEQRLHPTIMVGDGINDAPALAVADIGVALGARGASASSEAADVVILADRLDRVGEAIVIAQRARRIALQSIVVGMGLSLLAMVAATLGWLDPVPAAIIQEVIDVAVILNALRALTPALIRNGPRITTEQGLTLHHDHQALFKDLDRLRSIVDALDDVMPESAAALIGEANGLVQRSVVMHERADEDSVYPKLAEVLRERHGLSAMSRAHREILHLSRLLARIVEDLPSENVDRYLVRDAQRVIEAIETLVRMHTAQEEDIYESVAA, from the coding sequence ATGGCATTAGAAAGGGTCTTGCGATGGACTCTCGTGACGATCGCAGTTGCGGGATTGACTGCGGGAGTTGGTGCGACGGTCGCTGGCCGGCCTGATCTGGCCGATCTCGCCTGGGAACTCGGCACGGCGCCGGTGGTCGGGGGGCTTGCGGTCTCGATCGTCAGGGATCTTCGGAGTGGCCGTTTCGGAGTAGATGCCATCGCTCTGCTGTCGATGAGTGCGGCGTTGGCGTTGGGTCAACCGTTGGCCGGCGCGGTGGTTGCATTGATGTATTCCGGCGGCAGCGTGCTGGAAGACATCGCGATCGCAAGGGCAGAGCGCGACCTACGCTCCTTGGTCGATCGAGCACCGAGACTGGCCCATCGCAAGAGCAACGAGCGAATCGAGGAGGTTTCGATCGAGAAGGTCGCTATCGGCGAAGAACTCCTCGTCCGGGCGGGCGAGATTGTGCCTGTAGACGGTGTCCTTGGTTCGATCTCCGCCACGATCGACGAATCCGCGGTCACCGGCGAGCCCATTCCGGTCGAGAAAGCACGCGGCAGCGCAGTCCTTTCCGGTTCGTTGAATGCGGGCGAGACCTTTGAATTGACCGTGACCGCGCCAGCTGGCGAGAGCACCTACGCGGGCATCGTGCGCATGGTGACCGCGGCCCAAACGGCGAAGGCTCCCTTCGTGCGAATGGCCGACCGCTTCGCACTCATCCTTCTGCCGGTGACGTTCGTCCTCGCGTTCCTAGCATGGTGGATTTCCGGCGATCTAACCCGCAGCCTTGCTGTGCTGGTGGCGGCGACGCCTTGTCCCTTGATCTTGGCCGCACCCGTTGCCTTTATTGCGGGCGTCGCTCAAGCGGCAGGGCGCGGGATCCTCGCCAAGGGCGGTGGGGCGCTGGAGGCGTTGGCTCGCGCACATACGGTGCTCTTCGACAAGACCGGCACCCTGACTGTGGGCGGGGCGCGATTGCTTTCTGTTGAGGTCGCGCCGGGGCAGGACGCAGATGAGATCCTCACGCTTGCGGCCTCGCTTGAACAGGCATCGCATCACGTGCTTGCCAAGGCGGTCGTTGCTGCCGCCGTTGATCGCGGTCTCAAGCTCAAACCGCCTGAACACGTCAAAGAGGTCATGGGTTCTGGCCTCAGCGGGATGATCGACAGTCGCCATGTCACCGCCGGCTCGCGAGCAATGCTTCTCTCTCATGGTCAGCTATCGCCATGGGAACTGCGGGCCATTCGTCGCGCGTCGTGGCGTTCGGCGTTGATCGTCTTCATTGCCGTTGATGGACGTCCAATCGGCGCGCTGCTGCTGGCTGATGAGCTGCGGGCCGATACGCCACGGGCGATCCGGCTGCTGCGCGATGCTGGCATTGCCAGAATGGTGATGGTCACAGGCGATCGCGCCGCTGCGGCTCAGGCCGTCGGAGCAGCGCTCGACCTGGATGCGGTGCTCGCCGACCGCGTTCCTTCAGACAAAGTCGAAGCTGTGCGCAGCGAACAGCGGCTACATCCCACCATCATGGTTGGCGACGGCATCAATGATGCCCCAGCGCTGGCCGTTGCCGACATCGGGGTCGCCCTTGGCGCCCGTGGCGCCAGCGCCTCGTCGGAGGCGGCGGACGTGGTGATTCTGGCGGACCGGCTCGATCGAGTCGGCGAGGCGATTGTGATCGCGCAGCGGGCGCGGCGTATTGCCCTGCAAAGCATCGTCGTTGGTATGGGACTATCTCTGCTGGCAATGGTCGCAGCCACTCTCGGCTGGCTCGATCCTGTGCCCGCGGCGATCATCCAGGAGGTGATCGATGTTGCGGTCATTCTGAACGCGCTGCGGGCGCTTACACCGGCCCTCATCAGGAACGGCCCGCGAATAACTACAGAGCAAGGCCTGACTTTGCATCATGACCATCAGGCCCTCTTCAAGGACCTGGACCGCCTCCGCAGTATCGTCGACGCACTGGACGACGTGATGCCGGAATCCGCCGCAGCGTTGATTGGCGAGGCCAATGGTTTGGTTCAGCGCAGCGTAGTGATGCACGAGCGCGCCGATGAAGATAGCGTTTATCCAAAGCTTGCGGAGGTGTTGCGCGAACGGCACGGCTTGTCTGCCATGAGCCGCGCCCATCGGGAGATATTGCACCTCTCCCGGTTACTCGCTCGGATCGTCGAGGATCTGCCGTCAGAGAACGTCGACCGCTATCTCGTCCGTGATGCTCAGCGGGTCATCGAGGCGATCGAAACGTTAGTGCGCATGCACACAGCTCAGGAGGAGGATATCTATGAATCCGTCGCGGCCTAG
- a CDS encoding ABC transporter permease: protein MSLLDRKLLRDVGAMRGQVLTIALLVAAGVAVFVGSVSTYESLNTAVERFYATARFPQIFVTLKRAPLSIVPQLEEVAGVATVEPRIAREVIVDWPAASQPVSARMVSLNHAGDERLARLHLRRGTAPEPGSARAAAINEAFAELNGVNPGDDVRVLLNGKVEAFHVSGIALSPEYVYAVRPGLPIPDDRLYAILWVDRSAAEAAFDMKAAFNDAVISLAPGTDPKPVIDELDRLLEPYGSVGAVQRRDQPSNRFLEDELNQQKVMSTTIPFIFFGVAAFLLNSALGRIVAVQREQIAALKALGFPTSALTLHYLKLILVIVLIGSALGIGAGCGFGKAMIASYQSFFRLPELPFRLTPWSLALGIAISLAAASLGVLAALRQVVRLAPAVAMRPAAPLGFRRSWIEALLPSNATRSRRLMILRNTAGRPFRSLLTVAGVAFAVPMMVLGLFWRDAINEMIDLQFNLVERGNTAVTFPHPMDRSIMRDLAREPGVLAVEGQRIVPVRLRAGQRSYLTSVIGLSTGDELRRPHDAMLRPIAASPDGITLTRRLAERLDVRAGDTVTIEAMEGRRRKRDLAVSAIVDEAIGMASYMEIDTLNRFTGEGAVFSAASLYVEPTAMTALGRRFKSLPTIESVTMKAYTLTSFMEKIAGLVFVTAGILAVFATIITVGVVYNSARISLQERAWELASLRVLGFTRGEVASILFGEFAIEIMLGILIGLPLSHAVVVLIAKFHSNESFQIPAVIAPQTYLIAAGVVLVAAAASACIVKGRVDRIDLVAALKTRE, encoded by the coding sequence GTGAGCCTGCTTGATCGAAAGTTGTTGCGCGACGTCGGCGCGATGCGGGGGCAAGTGCTGACGATTGCCCTGTTGGTCGCAGCCGGCGTCGCCGTCTTCGTTGGGTCGGTCTCCACCTACGAATCGCTCAATACGGCCGTGGAGCGCTTCTATGCGACTGCTCGGTTTCCTCAGATTTTCGTGACGCTCAAGCGGGCGCCGCTGTCGATCGTCCCGCAACTGGAAGAAGTTGCCGGCGTTGCTACCGTTGAGCCTCGCATCGCTCGGGAAGTGATCGTCGATTGGCCGGCGGCATCACAGCCGGTGTCGGCCCGGATGGTGTCGCTCAACCATGCGGGCGACGAAAGGCTCGCCAGACTTCATCTGCGCCGTGGCACGGCGCCCGAACCCGGCTCTGCGAGAGCTGCAGCGATCAACGAAGCGTTCGCGGAACTCAACGGAGTAAATCCCGGTGACGACGTTCGCGTCCTGCTCAACGGAAAGGTGGAGGCCTTCCACGTCTCCGGCATCGCCCTTTCGCCCGAATATGTCTATGCAGTCAGACCGGGCCTGCCGATTCCGGATGATCGGCTCTATGCGATCCTTTGGGTCGACCGCAGTGCCGCAGAAGCCGCCTTCGATATGAAGGCGGCCTTCAATGACGCCGTCATTTCGCTGGCGCCGGGCACCGACCCGAAGCCGGTTATCGACGAACTGGACCGGTTGCTTGAGCCGTACGGATCGGTCGGCGCCGTTCAGCGGCGAGATCAGCCTTCCAACCGTTTCCTCGAGGATGAACTGAACCAGCAGAAGGTGATGTCGACCACGATCCCGTTCATCTTCTTCGGGGTTGCGGCGTTTCTGCTCAACAGCGCTCTGGGAAGGATTGTGGCGGTCCAACGCGAGCAGATCGCCGCACTGAAGGCACTGGGCTTTCCGACCTCGGCGCTGACCCTGCACTATCTCAAGCTCATCCTCGTCATCGTGCTGATTGGATCCGCGCTTGGAATTGGAGCCGGCTGCGGCTTTGGAAAGGCGATGATTGCAAGCTATCAGAGCTTCTTTCGCTTGCCGGAGCTGCCGTTTCGGCTGACGCCGTGGTCGTTGGCGCTCGGGATTGCAATCAGCCTGGCTGCGGCATCGCTCGGCGTCCTGGCTGCGCTGCGGCAGGTCGTCCGGCTGGCGCCGGCGGTCGCCATGCGGCCTGCCGCGCCGCTTGGCTTTCGCCGCTCGTGGATCGAAGCACTTCTGCCGAGCAACGCGACCAGATCTCGCCGCCTGATGATTTTGCGGAATACCGCCGGACGTCCATTTCGTTCGCTGCTGACGGTCGCCGGGGTGGCCTTTGCCGTCCCAATGATGGTGTTGGGACTCTTTTGGCGCGACGCCATCAACGAGATGATCGACCTGCAGTTTAACCTCGTAGAGCGAGGCAACACGGCGGTGACATTTCCGCACCCTATGGACCGTTCCATCATGCGTGACCTGGCTCGCGAGCCTGGCGTCCTGGCCGTGGAAGGACAGCGCATAGTGCCGGTGCGGCTACGCGCGGGGCAGCGGAGCTATTTGACCTCGGTGATAGGTCTATCGACCGGAGACGAGCTGCGCCGACCGCATGATGCCATGCTGCGCCCGATCGCGGCAAGCCCTGACGGGATTACGCTTACACGGCGACTGGCCGAACGGCTGGACGTGAGGGCCGGTGACACCGTCACGATCGAGGCGATGGAAGGACGACGACGTAAGCGCGATCTGGCGGTCAGCGCCATCGTCGACGAGGCAATCGGAATGGCATCGTACATGGAGATCGATACCCTGAATCGCTTTACGGGTGAGGGCGCCGTGTTTTCGGCGGCGAGCCTCTACGTTGAACCGACGGCGATGACGGCCTTAGGGCGAAGGTTCAAGAGCTTGCCGACCATCGAATCCGTGACGATGAAAGCGTATACGCTCACGTCATTCATGGAAAAGATCGCCGGTCTCGTTTTCGTTACTGCCGGTATCCTTGCGGTCTTTGCCACTATCATCACGGTGGGGGTGGTCTACAACAGTGCGCGCATCAGCTTGCAGGAGCGAGCATGGGAGCTGGCGAGCCTAAGGGTGCTGGGCTTTACGCGCGGCGAGGTTGCGAGCATCCTGTTCGGCGAGTTCGCTATCGAGATCATGCTGGGGATCCTGATCGGATTGCCGCTCTCTCATGCCGTTGTCGTACTGATCGCCAAATTTCACTCGAACGAAAGCTTCCAGATACCAGCCGTGATCGCCCCACAGACTTATCTCATTGCCGCCGGCGTTGTGCTGGTCGCCGCTGCCGCCAGCGCCTGCATAGTCAAAGGCCGTGTTGATCGGATCGATTTGGTCGCAGCTCTCAAGACCAGGGAATGA
- a CDS encoding APC family permease, with the protein MPSRGPTQLIRSLTLTHAVLYGLGVTIGAGIYVLVGAAAARSGMHAPLAFLAAAVVMGMTAGTFAELGTRMPVAASEAAYIQAAFQRKWLAGATGLLVVAAATISGATISVGSAGYLSVFFPLPSPWIIAGVVLAMGAVACLSAVQSISFAGVMTVVEIGGLLLIVAAGLFEGGSLVSRLPEMWPATDNLGAWTGVAQTSLLAVFAFIGFEHLVNISEEMKNPLRTLPWALFITLGATAVLYAAVVWIAVTAVPPTELARSAAPLALVFQRLTGLPPQILGAIAIVATVNGIIVHMIMIGRVLYGLADQGNLPPLLAKVSLRTGTPIVATLCGVAAILVLALGVPLTGLAEWTSRLTLAIFALVNLALLRIKLTEPKAPAGVFVVPAWVPVTGLITSVSVLLIDLIG; encoded by the coding sequence ATGCCGTCTAGAGGCCCGACGCAGCTTATTCGATCCCTCACGCTGACCCATGCGGTCCTCTATGGGCTCGGAGTCACGATTGGAGCAGGAATTTACGTTCTGGTCGGAGCGGCGGCCGCACGAAGCGGCATGCATGCGCCCTTGGCGTTCCTTGCCGCGGCGGTCGTGATGGGGATGACCGCGGGGACGTTTGCCGAATTAGGCACACGGATGCCGGTTGCAGCAAGCGAGGCGGCCTACATCCAGGCCGCCTTCCAACGAAAATGGCTTGCGGGCGCCACCGGGCTGCTCGTTGTGGCCGCCGCCACGATTTCCGGCGCCACCATCAGCGTCGGAAGCGCCGGCTACCTCAGCGTCTTCTTTCCGCTCCCTTCCCCCTGGATCATTGCCGGGGTCGTGCTGGCGATGGGAGCCGTGGCCTGCCTCTCCGCGGTCCAGTCCATCAGCTTCGCCGGCGTGATGACGGTCGTGGAGATCGGAGGATTGCTTCTCATCGTCGCGGCTGGCTTGTTCGAGGGTGGCTCGCTGGTGTCGCGGCTGCCCGAAATGTGGCCCGCGACCGACAACCTTGGCGCCTGGACCGGGGTCGCACAGACCTCCCTGCTGGCCGTATTCGCCTTCATCGGCTTCGAGCACCTCGTTAACATCTCGGAGGAAATGAAAAATCCCCTCCGAACCTTGCCGTGGGCGCTTTTCATCACGCTGGGCGCGACGGCGGTTCTCTATGCAGCGGTGGTCTGGATCGCCGTCACCGCCGTGCCGCCGACCGAGCTCGCCCGCTCCGCTGCCCCGCTTGCGCTGGTTTTCCAGCGGCTGACGGGCCTTCCTCCTCAAATTCTGGGTGCGATTGCGATCGTTGCCACGGTCAATGGCATCATCGTCCACATGATCATGATCGGCCGCGTGCTGTACGGCTTGGCCGACCAAGGCAATCTTCCGCCGCTCCTCGCCAAGGTGAGCCTCAGAACCGGCACGCCCATCGTCGCGACCCTGTGCGGCGTCGCGGCGATCCTGGTCCTCGCGCTCGGCGTTCCGCTCACGGGACTGGCCGAATGGACATCACGATTGACACTCGCAATCTTTGCCTTGGTCAACCTCGCGCTTCTTCGCATCAAGCTGACTGAGCCGAAAGCGCCTGCCGGCGTGTTCGTCGTACCGGCGTGGGTGCCCGTCACAGGACTGATCACCAGCGTCTCTGTGCTCCTGATCGACCTCATCGGGTGA